One window from the genome of Salvia miltiorrhiza cultivar Shanhuang (shh) chromosome 7, IMPLAD_Smil_shh, whole genome shotgun sequence encodes:
- the LOC130994926 gene encoding protein SAWADEE HOMEODOMAIN HOMOLOG 1-like isoform X6 yields MPSMEQVQKMEQLLHDSNKPSLDMDYFKNLAKVFNRSSNRAGKPILKWTEIQNWFQTRQEYHLSEETSLNGAEEIHVVPDALNQTKATEIPEMFEGPKGQDVPNLEFEAKSSTDGAWYDVDTFLSHRFLSSGEIEVYVRYIGFGSVHDEWVNVKKDVRERSVALDHSECHKLKVGDPVVCFQERGDQARYYDAHVVDIQRRLHDIRGCRCLFLISYDHDNTQGVRLRRLCCRPNMLVRLENS; encoded by the exons ATGCCATCAATGGAGCAGGTTCAGAAAATGGAGCAATTACTTCACGACTCGAACAAACCGTCCCTGGATATGGATTACTTTAAGAATTTGGCAAAAGTTTTCAA TCGTTCGAGTAATCGTGCGGGGAAGCCTATTCTGAAATGGACTGAG ATCCAGAATTGGTTTCAGACGAGGCAAGAATACCACCTTTCTGAAGAGACTTCGTTGAATGGAGCCGAGGAAATACATGTCGTCCCAGATGCTCTTAATCAGACTAAAGCAACTGAAATCCCAGAAATGTTTGAAG GTCCGAAGGGCCAAGATGTACCCAATTTGGAGTTTGAAGCTAAGTCATCAACAGATGGGGCATG GTACGACGTTGATACGTTTCTCTCCCACAGATTTCTTAGTTCCGGGGAAATT GAAGTCTATGTACGATATATTGGGTTTGGATCAGTGCACGACGAATGGGTGAATGTGAAAAAAGACGTGAGGGAACGTTCGGTTGCTTTGGACCACTCAGAATGCCACAAACTGAAGGTTGGGGATCCGGTAGTGTGCTTCCAG GAGAGGGGAGATCAAGCAAGATACTACGATGCTCATGTGGTTGATATTCAAAGGAGACTGCACGACATAAGAGGCTGCAGGTGTCTTTTCTTGATCAGCTACGACCACGACAACACACAG GGAGTGCGCTTGAGGAGGTTGTGTTGTCGGCCTAACATGCTAGTGCGGCTGGAGAATAGTTAG
- the LOC130994926 gene encoding protein SAWADEE HOMEODOMAIN HOMOLOG 1-like isoform X4 has protein sequence MNLRPRQKQPFSGFTKAEVQKMEQLLHDSNKPSLDMDYFKNLAKVFNRSSNRAGKPILKWTEIQNWFQTRQEYHLSEETSLNGAEEIHVVPDALNQTKATEIPEMFEGPKGQDVPNLEFEAKSSTDGAWYDVDTFLSHRFLSSGEIEVYVRYIGFGSVHDEWVNVKKDVRERSVALDHSECHKLKVGDPVVCFQERGDQARYYDAHVVDIQRRLHDIRGCRCLFLISYDHDNTQGVRLRRLCCRPNMLVRLENS, from the exons ATGAATCTTCGGCCCAGGCAGAAACAGCCCTTTTCCGGCTTCACCAAAGCCGAG GTTCAGAAAATGGAGCAATTACTTCACGACTCGAACAAACCGTCCCTGGATATGGATTACTTTAAGAATTTGGCAAAAGTTTTCAA TCGTTCGAGTAATCGTGCGGGGAAGCCTATTCTGAAATGGACTGAG ATCCAGAATTGGTTTCAGACGAGGCAAGAATACCACCTTTCTGAAGAGACTTCGTTGAATGGAGCCGAGGAAATACATGTCGTCCCAGATGCTCTTAATCAGACTAAAGCAACTGAAATCCCAGAAATGTTTGAAG GTCCGAAGGGCCAAGATGTACCCAATTTGGAGTTTGAAGCTAAGTCATCAACAGATGGGGCATG GTACGACGTTGATACGTTTCTCTCCCACAGATTTCTTAGTTCCGGGGAAATT GAAGTCTATGTACGATATATTGGGTTTGGATCAGTGCACGACGAATGGGTGAATGTGAAAAAAGACGTGAGGGAACGTTCGGTTGCTTTGGACCACTCAGAATGCCACAAACTGAAGGTTGGGGATCCGGTAGTGTGCTTCCAG GAGAGGGGAGATCAAGCAAGATACTACGATGCTCATGTGGTTGATATTCAAAGGAGACTGCACGACATAAGAGGCTGCAGGTGTCTTTTCTTGATCAGCTACGACCACGACAACACACAG GGAGTGCGCTTGAGGAGGTTGTGTTGTCGGCCTAACATGCTAGTGCGGCTGGAGAATAGTTAG
- the LOC130994926 gene encoding protein SAWADEE HOMEODOMAIN HOMOLOG 1-like isoform X1, with protein MNLRPRQKQPFSGFTKAEVQKMEQLLHDSNKPSLDMDYFKNLAKVFNRSSNRAGKPILKWTEIQNWFQTRQEYHLSEETSLNGAEEIHVVPDALNQTKATEIPEMFEGPKGQDVPNLEFEAKSSTDGAWYDVDTFLSHRFLSSGEIEVYVRYIGFGSVHDEWVNVKKDVRERSVALDHSECHKLKVGDPVVCFQERGDQARYYDAHVVDIQRRLHDIRGCRCLFLISYDHDNTQVKKFTVSPLLLPDSQWRRIYAVFVGFVLCRDRRECA; from the exons ATGAATCTTCGGCCCAGGCAGAAACAGCCCTTTTCCGGCTTCACCAAAGCCGAG GTTCAGAAAATGGAGCAATTACTTCACGACTCGAACAAACCGTCCCTGGATATGGATTACTTTAAGAATTTGGCAAAAGTTTTCAA TCGTTCGAGTAATCGTGCGGGGAAGCCTATTCTGAAATGGACTGAG ATCCAGAATTGGTTTCAGACGAGGCAAGAATACCACCTTTCTGAAGAGACTTCGTTGAATGGAGCCGAGGAAATACATGTCGTCCCAGATGCTCTTAATCAGACTAAAGCAACTGAAATCCCAGAAATGTTTGAAG GTCCGAAGGGCCAAGATGTACCCAATTTGGAGTTTGAAGCTAAGTCATCAACAGATGGGGCATG GTACGACGTTGATACGTTTCTCTCCCACAGATTTCTTAGTTCCGGGGAAATT GAAGTCTATGTACGATATATTGGGTTTGGATCAGTGCACGACGAATGGGTGAATGTGAAAAAAGACGTGAGGGAACGTTCGGTTGCTTTGGACCACTCAGAATGCCACAAACTGAAGGTTGGGGATCCGGTAGTGTGCTTCCAG GAGAGGGGAGATCAAGCAAGATACTACGATGCTCATGTGGTTGATATTCAAAGGAGACTGCACGACATAAGAGGCTGCAGGTGTCTTTTCTTGATCAGCTACGACCACGACAACACACAGGTAAAAAAATTTACTGTCTCGCCTCTTCTGTTGCCAGATAGCCAATGGCGTCGAATCTATGCTGTATTTGTCGGGTTTGTTTTGTGTCGTGATAGGAGGGAGTGCGCTTGA
- the LOC130994926 gene encoding protein SAWADEE HOMEODOMAIN HOMOLOG 1-like isoform X5, with the protein MPSMEQVQKMEQLLHDSNKPSLDMDYFKNLAKVFNRSSNRAGKPILKWTEIQNWFQTRQEYHLSEETSLNGAEEIHVVPDALNQTKATEIPEMFEGPKGQDVPNLEFEAKSSTDGAWYDVDTFLSHRFLSSGEIEVYVRYIGFGSVHDEWVNVKKDVRERSVALDHSECHKLKVGDPVVCFQERGDQARYYDAHVVDIQRRLHDIRGCRCLFLISYDHDNTQEGVRLRRLCCRPNMLVRLENS; encoded by the exons ATGCCATCAATGGAGCAGGTTCAGAAAATGGAGCAATTACTTCACGACTCGAACAAACCGTCCCTGGATATGGATTACTTTAAGAATTTGGCAAAAGTTTTCAA TCGTTCGAGTAATCGTGCGGGGAAGCCTATTCTGAAATGGACTGAG ATCCAGAATTGGTTTCAGACGAGGCAAGAATACCACCTTTCTGAAGAGACTTCGTTGAATGGAGCCGAGGAAATACATGTCGTCCCAGATGCTCTTAATCAGACTAAAGCAACTGAAATCCCAGAAATGTTTGAAG GTCCGAAGGGCCAAGATGTACCCAATTTGGAGTTTGAAGCTAAGTCATCAACAGATGGGGCATG GTACGACGTTGATACGTTTCTCTCCCACAGATTTCTTAGTTCCGGGGAAATT GAAGTCTATGTACGATATATTGGGTTTGGATCAGTGCACGACGAATGGGTGAATGTGAAAAAAGACGTGAGGGAACGTTCGGTTGCTTTGGACCACTCAGAATGCCACAAACTGAAGGTTGGGGATCCGGTAGTGTGCTTCCAG GAGAGGGGAGATCAAGCAAGATACTACGATGCTCATGTGGTTGATATTCAAAGGAGACTGCACGACATAAGAGGCTGCAGGTGTCTTTTCTTGATCAGCTACGACCACGACAACACACAG GAGGGAGTGCGCTTGAGGAGGTTGTGTTGTCGGCCTAACATGCTAGTGCGGCTGGAGAATAGTTAG
- the LOC130994926 gene encoding protein SAWADEE HOMEODOMAIN HOMOLOG 1-like isoform X2, with product MPSMEQVQKMEQLLHDSNKPSLDMDYFKNLAKVFNRSSNRAGKPILKWTEIQNWFQTRQEYHLSEETSLNGAEEIHVVPDALNQTKATEIPEMFEGPKGQDVPNLEFEAKSSTDGAWYDVDTFLSHRFLSSGEIEVYVRYIGFGSVHDEWVNVKKDVRERSVALDHSECHKLKVGDPVVCFQERGDQARYYDAHVVDIQRRLHDIRGCRCLFLISYDHDNTQVKKFTVSPLLLPDSQWRRIYAVFVGFVLCRDRRECA from the exons ATGCCATCAATGGAGCAGGTTCAGAAAATGGAGCAATTACTTCACGACTCGAACAAACCGTCCCTGGATATGGATTACTTTAAGAATTTGGCAAAAGTTTTCAA TCGTTCGAGTAATCGTGCGGGGAAGCCTATTCTGAAATGGACTGAG ATCCAGAATTGGTTTCAGACGAGGCAAGAATACCACCTTTCTGAAGAGACTTCGTTGAATGGAGCCGAGGAAATACATGTCGTCCCAGATGCTCTTAATCAGACTAAAGCAACTGAAATCCCAGAAATGTTTGAAG GTCCGAAGGGCCAAGATGTACCCAATTTGGAGTTTGAAGCTAAGTCATCAACAGATGGGGCATG GTACGACGTTGATACGTTTCTCTCCCACAGATTTCTTAGTTCCGGGGAAATT GAAGTCTATGTACGATATATTGGGTTTGGATCAGTGCACGACGAATGGGTGAATGTGAAAAAAGACGTGAGGGAACGTTCGGTTGCTTTGGACCACTCAGAATGCCACAAACTGAAGGTTGGGGATCCGGTAGTGTGCTTCCAG GAGAGGGGAGATCAAGCAAGATACTACGATGCTCATGTGGTTGATATTCAAAGGAGACTGCACGACATAAGAGGCTGCAGGTGTCTTTTCTTGATCAGCTACGACCACGACAACACACAGGTAAAAAAATTTACTGTCTCGCCTCTTCTGTTGCCAGATAGCCAATGGCGTCGAATCTATGCTGTATTTGTCGGGTTTGTTTTGTGTCGTGATAGGAGGGAGTGCGCTTGA
- the LOC130994926 gene encoding protein SAWADEE HOMEODOMAIN HOMOLOG 1-like isoform X3, producing MNLRPRQKQPFSGFTKAEVQKMEQLLHDSNKPSLDMDYFKNLAKVFNRSSNRAGKPILKWTEIQNWFQTRQEYHLSEETSLNGAEEIHVVPDALNQTKATEIPEMFEGPKGQDVPNLEFEAKSSTDGAWYDVDTFLSHRFLSSGEIEVYVRYIGFGSVHDEWVNVKKDVRERSVALDHSECHKLKVGDPVVCFQERGDQARYYDAHVVDIQRRLHDIRGCRCLFLISYDHDNTQEGVRLRRLCCRPNMLVRLENS from the exons ATGAATCTTCGGCCCAGGCAGAAACAGCCCTTTTCCGGCTTCACCAAAGCCGAG GTTCAGAAAATGGAGCAATTACTTCACGACTCGAACAAACCGTCCCTGGATATGGATTACTTTAAGAATTTGGCAAAAGTTTTCAA TCGTTCGAGTAATCGTGCGGGGAAGCCTATTCTGAAATGGACTGAG ATCCAGAATTGGTTTCAGACGAGGCAAGAATACCACCTTTCTGAAGAGACTTCGTTGAATGGAGCCGAGGAAATACATGTCGTCCCAGATGCTCTTAATCAGACTAAAGCAACTGAAATCCCAGAAATGTTTGAAG GTCCGAAGGGCCAAGATGTACCCAATTTGGAGTTTGAAGCTAAGTCATCAACAGATGGGGCATG GTACGACGTTGATACGTTTCTCTCCCACAGATTTCTTAGTTCCGGGGAAATT GAAGTCTATGTACGATATATTGGGTTTGGATCAGTGCACGACGAATGGGTGAATGTGAAAAAAGACGTGAGGGAACGTTCGGTTGCTTTGGACCACTCAGAATGCCACAAACTGAAGGTTGGGGATCCGGTAGTGTGCTTCCAG GAGAGGGGAGATCAAGCAAGATACTACGATGCTCATGTGGTTGATATTCAAAGGAGACTGCACGACATAAGAGGCTGCAGGTGTCTTTTCTTGATCAGCTACGACCACGACAACACACAG GAGGGAGTGCGCTTGAGGAGGTTGTGTTGTCGGCCTAACATGCTAGTGCGGCTGGAGAATAGTTAG
- the LOC130994825 gene encoding casein kinase 1-like protein HD16, whose translation MPQLRSGARRGRRPAVAAPGPDRNKGKARTDKATGRTAGKRAAGNKVDDVAGGGDKKKEVVVVDCGGGEANVNAAVKETAPLKVGEDNNKLEEVREDVEEKDMDECDSGGNGSKRLGAEDEGSTTPIPERVQVGGSPAYRIDKKLGKGGFGQVYVGRRINPPNPNERNGPGAVEVALKFEHRSSKGCNYGPPYEWQVYSALGGSHGIPRVHYKGRQSDYYIMVMDMLGPSLWDVWNNNSNTMSIEMVACIAIEAISILEKLHSRGYVHGDVKPENFLLGTPGTADEKKLFLVDLGLAVRWRDNSTGLHVDYDQRPDVFRGTVRYASVHAHLGRTGSRRDDLESLAYTLIFLLRGRLPWQGYQGENKGFLVCKKKMGTSPEALCCFCPAPFKQFVEFVVNLKFDEEPNYAKYISLFDGIIGPNPDIRPINTEGARKLVYQVGQKRGRLMMDDDDDEQPKKKVRMGMPATQWISVYNARRPMKQRYHYNVADLRLDQHIEKGNEDGLYISSVASCSNLWALIMDAGTGFSDQVYELSPHFLHKEWIMEQWEKNYYISAIAGANNGSSLIVMSKGTPYLQQSYKVSESFPFKWINKKWREGFYVTAMATAGTRWAIVMSRGAGFSDQVVELDFLYPSEGIHRRWDSGYRITSTAATWDQTALVLSNPRRKPSDETQETLRTSAFPSTHVKEKWAKNLYIASVCYGRTVS comes from the exons ATGCCTCAACTGCGTAGCGGAGCGCGCAGAGGCCGCCGTCCCGCTGTCGCTGCTCCCGGACCCGACCGGAACAAGGGGAAAGCCCGAACTGACAAGGCAACTGGGCGAACTGCTGGAAAACGAGCTGCAGGAAATAAAGTCGACGACGTCGCCGGTGGTGGTGATAAGAAGAAGGAGGTTGTGGTGGTTGATTGTGGCGGTGGAGAGGCAAATGTTAATGCTGCTGTGAAGGAAACGGCGCCGTTGAAGGTTGGGGAGGATAATAACAAATTAGAGGAGGTGAGAGAAGACGTGGAAGAGAAGGATATGGACGAGTGTGATAGTGGCGGTAACGGAAGTAAGAGGTTGGGTGCTGAGGATGAGGGAAGCACTACTCCTATTCCTGAAAGG GTCCAGGTTGGTGGTTCTCCAGCTTATCGAATTGATAAGAAACTAGGGAAAGGTGGATTTGGACAGGTTTATGTAGGTCGGCGAATCAACCCCCCAAACCCAAATGAAAGAAATGGTCCGGGAGCTGTAGAG GTTGCTTTGAAATTTGAGCACCGTAGCAGCAAAGGCTGTAATTATGGACCACCTTATGAATGGCAAGTTTACAG TGCTCTTGGTGGTAGTCATGGCATACCGCGTGTTCATTACAAAGGACGTCAAAGTGATTACTATATCATG GTTATGGATATGCTTGGTCCTAGTTTATGGGATGTCTGGAACAACAATTCAAATAC AATGTCAATTGAAATGGTGGCATGTATTGCCATTGAAGCCATATCCATTTTGGAAAAGTTACATTCTAGAGG ATATGTGCATGGGGATGTAAAGCCAGAAAACTTTTTGCTTGGTACACCTGGAACTGCTGATGAGAAAAAACTTTTTTTGGTTGATCTTGGATTGG CTGTTCGATGGCGTGATAACTCGACTGGTCTTCATGTTGATTATGATCAACGACCAGATGTATTCAG AGGAACTGTGCGATATGCTAGTGTGCATGCTCATCTGGGAAGGACTGGTAGCCGTAGGGATGATCTGGAATCACTTGCTTATAcactcatttttcttcttcgaGGTCGGCTTCCTTGGCAAGGTTATCAG GGCGAGAATAAAGGCTTTCTGGTGTGCAAAAAGAAGATGGGAACTTCTCCGGAAGCCCTTTGTTGCTTCTGTCCTGCACCCTTTAAACAATTTGTTGAGTTCGTTGTTAACTTGAAGTTTGATGAAGAGCCTAATTATGCAAAATACATATCGCTTTTTGATGGGATTATCGGTCCAAATCCAGACATCAGGCCAATCAACACTGAAGGTGCTCGAAAG CTCGTATATCAAGTCGGACAGAAGAGAGGAAGGCTAATGAtggacgatgatgatgatgagcaACCAAAGAAGAAAGTCCGCATGGGAATGCCTGCTACACAGTGGATTAGTGTGTACAATGCTCGAAGACCAATGAAGCAAAG ATATCATTACAATGTTGCAGATTTAAGATTGGATCAGCATATTGAGAAAGGAAATGAGGATGGACTGTATATCAGCAGTGTGGCCTCTTGTTCAAATCTCTGGGCCTTGATAATGGATGCAGGGACTGGTTTCAGCGACCAAGTTTATGAATTATCACCTCATTTCCTTCATAAG GAATGGATCATGGAACAATGGGAGAAGAATTACTACATAAGTGCCATAGCAGGGGCTAATAATGGGAGCTCATTAATAGTCATGTCTAAGG GTACCCCGTATCTGCAGCAGTCATATAAAGTTAGTGAGTCATTTCCATTTAAGTGGATCAACAAAAAATGGAGAGAGGGATTTTATGTTACTGCCATGGCTACAGCTGGAACTAGATGGGCAATTGTTATGTCTCGTGGGGCAGGTTTTTCTGATCAG GTTGTGGAGTTGGACTTCCTTTATCCAAGTGAAGGTATTCATAGGAGGTGGGATTCTGGCTACCGCATCACATCAACTGCAGCAACATGGGATCAAACTGCCCTTGTTCTTAGCAATCCACGACGAAAACCTTCAGACGAAACACAGGAGACACTTCGGACTTCTGCTTTCCCAAGCACACATGTTAAG GAGAAATGGGCGAAAAACCTTTACATAGCGTCGGTGTGCTATGGGAGAACTGTATCTTGA